A stretch of the Azorhizobium caulinodans ORS 571 genome encodes the following:
- a CDS encoding LysR substrate-binding domain-containing protein yields the protein MRSDTVRLPPLNALRVFHAVMRHGSFRSAADELLVSPQAVGQQIKLLEDTLAVPLFDRRGRAIEPTEEAILLSHYVQSGFDEFREGVRRICKVGHRNRINLNASPYFATRYLVDRLDRFRDRLPGADIRLKTMVELPDFSADEVDAAIQWGFGQWRDYESTLLVQDPKVICCSPARASALRSPQDLRTAPLLHLVLATNLWPRVLRHLGVDPGEVQKEIQFHDAASMRRATLSGLGIGLISVLDAQEDLKAGRLVAPFGLDAMAGMDPADVPGFYLVLPRSNRRLKSVAAFCEWILSEDWSRMEPDAPFPAAT from the coding sequence ATGAGGTCCGATACCGTTCGTCTGCCCCCTCTCAATGCCCTGCGGGTGTTCCACGCGGTCATGCGTCACGGCAGTTTCCGCAGCGCCGCGGACGAACTGCTTGTCTCCCCGCAGGCTGTGGGCCAGCAGATCAAGCTTCTGGAAGACACCCTCGCGGTGCCTCTGTTCGATCGACGGGGACGGGCGATCGAACCCACTGAAGAGGCCATTCTCCTCTCCCATTACGTGCAGAGTGGCTTCGACGAGTTCCGCGAGGGGGTCAGGCGCATCTGCAAGGTGGGCCATCGCAACCGCATCAACCTGAATGCCAGCCCCTATTTCGCGACGCGCTATCTCGTGGACCGGCTCGATCGATTCCGCGATCGTCTACCCGGTGCGGATATCCGGCTGAAGACGATGGTGGAGCTCCCGGACTTTTCAGCCGACGAGGTGGATGCGGCCATTCAGTGGGGCTTCGGCCAGTGGCGGGATTATGAATCGACGCTGCTGGTCCAGGATCCGAAGGTGATCTGCTGCTCACCGGCGCGGGCCTCGGCCCTGCGCAGTCCGCAGGACCTCAGGACCGCACCGCTGCTCCATCTGGTGCTGGCAACGAACCTCTGGCCGCGCGTGTTGCGCCATCTCGGCGTGGATCCGGGCGAGGTGCAGAAGGAAATCCAGTTCCACGACGCCGCCAGCATGCGCCGGGCGACGCTCTCCGGGCTCGGGATCGGCCTCATTTCCGTGCTCGATGCCCAGGAAGACCTCAAGGCGGGTCGACTCGTCGCGCCCTTCGGCCTTGATGCAATGGCGGGCATGGACCCGGCCGATGTGCCGGGCTTCTATCTCGTGCTGCCGCGCTCCAATCGGCGGCTCAAGAGCGTCGCGGCGTTCTGCGAATGGATCCTGTCGGAAGACTGGTCCCGCATGGAGCCGGATGCCCCTTTTCCGGCGGCGACTTAG
- a CDS encoding hydantoinase B/oxoprolinase family protein encodes MSEIDDIRMQVMWNRLISVVEEQAMTLLRTAFSTSVREAGDLSAGVFDPMGRMLAQAVTGTPGHVNTMAEAVGNFMAEIPRAEMYEGDTYVTNDPWKGTGHLHDITMVSPSFLDGELVGFFACTAHVVDVGGRGFGADGKSVYEEGIQIPIMKFAERGTVNRDLVRILRQNVREPNQVVGDFYSLAACNDVGHRRLVEMMREVGLASLDPLADFIFTRTSSAMAERIRALPKGSWSNTMVTDGYDEAIPLAACVTIRDESVHVDFTGSAPVSRWGINVPISYTKAYASYALKCVVAPDIPNNWASLGFFTVSSPVNILNAERPAPVSLRHVLGHLVPDLVLGAVADALPGQVLAEGAASLWNIHLSLRPVAGGAGRRAEVLMFNSGGMGARPGLDGLSATAFPSGVHTMPIEATEQTGPVVIWRKELRPDSGGDGTYRGGLGQIIEIAAAEGHEFDFSAMFDRITYPARGRAGGGQGAPGGVRLDDGTKMRGKGWQHVPAGRRLILTLPGGGGYGPPEGRSDAARHDDAIKGYVTESEH; translated from the coding sequence ATGAGCGAAATCGACGACATCCGTATGCAGGTGATGTGGAATCGCCTGATCTCGGTGGTGGAAGAGCAGGCGATGACCCTGCTGCGCACGGCCTTCTCGACCTCGGTGCGCGAGGCGGGCGACCTGTCCGCCGGAGTGTTCGACCCGATGGGCCGCATGCTGGCGCAGGCGGTCACCGGAACACCGGGCCATGTGAACACCATGGCCGAGGCGGTGGGGAACTTCATGGCGGAGATCCCCCGCGCCGAGATGTACGAGGGCGACACCTATGTCACCAACGACCCGTGGAAGGGCACCGGGCATCTGCACGACATCACCATGGTGTCCCCATCCTTCCTCGACGGGGAGCTGGTCGGCTTCTTCGCCTGCACCGCCCATGTGGTGGATGTTGGCGGGCGTGGTTTCGGGGCGGACGGCAAGTCCGTCTATGAGGAAGGCATCCAGATCCCGATCATGAAGTTCGCCGAGCGCGGCACGGTGAACCGGGACCTCGTCCGCATCCTGCGCCAGAATGTGCGTGAGCCCAATCAGGTGGTCGGCGATTTCTATTCGCTCGCAGCGTGTAACGACGTGGGCCATCGTCGCCTCGTGGAGATGATGCGCGAAGTGGGCCTCGCCAGCCTCGATCCGCTGGCGGATTTCATCTTCACGCGCACCAGCAGCGCCATGGCCGAACGCATCCGCGCCCTGCCCAAGGGCTCTTGGTCCAACACCATGGTCACTGATGGCTATGATGAGGCGATCCCGCTTGCCGCTTGCGTCACCATTCGGGACGAGAGCGTGCATGTGGACTTCACCGGCAGCGCGCCGGTGAGCCGATGGGGCATCAACGTGCCCATCAGCTACACCAAGGCCTATGCCTCCTATGCGCTGAAGTGCGTGGTGGCCCCGGACATTCCGAACAACTGGGCCTCGCTCGGCTTCTTCACCGTGTCCTCGCCGGTGAACATCCTCAATGCGGAGCGTCCGGCGCCCGTGAGCTTGCGCCATGTGCTCGGCCACCTCGTGCCGGATCTGGTGCTCGGCGCCGTCGCGGATGCCCTGCCGGGGCAGGTGCTCGCGGAAGGCGCGGCCTCGCTGTGGAACATCCATCTCTCGCTGCGGCCGGTGGCGGGCGGGGCCGGCCGCCGCGCGGAAGTGCTGATGTTCAACTCGGGGGGCATGGGCGCGCGCCCCGGGCTCGACGGGCTCTCGGCCACGGCCTTCCCCTCGGGCGTCCACACCATGCCCATCGAGGCCACGGAACAGACCGGCCCGGTGGTGATCTGGCGCAAGGAACTGCGGCCCGATTCCGGCGGCGACGGCACCTATCGGGGCGGCCTTGGCCAGATCATCGAGATCGCCGCCGCCGAGGGGCATGAGTTCGATTTCTCGGCCATGTTCGATCGCATCACCTATCCCGCCCGAGGCCGCGCCGGGGGAGGGCAGGGCGCGCCTGGCGGCGTCCGCCTTGACGACGGCACGAAGATGCGCGGCAAGGGCTGGCAGCATGTGCCAGCGGGCCGCCGGCTCATTCTCACCCTGCCGGGTGGCGGCGGCTACGGGCCGCCCGAGGGACGTTCGGATGCGGCGCGGCATGACGATGCCATCAAGGGGTATGTGACGGAAAGCGAGCACTGA
- a CDS encoding hydantoinase/oxoprolinase family protein, which translates to MTSSRQIRLGADIGGTFTDIVLDVRGRLHSTKVLTSYTAPEQAILDGIAILTKEAGIGVAEIDLVIHGTTLATNALIERRGARTAFVTTEGFRDVIEMRTENRFEQYDLNLRLPTPLVPREHRFTVKGRIGADGRELLPLDEAALEALAEQLAGAGFGAVAIGFIHAYANPAHEKRAKEILARRISAPISLSSEVSPQMREFERFNTVCANAYVRPQMADYLGRFQVRLKEAGATCPIFMIHSGGGLVSVETAAEFPVRLVESGPAGGAIFAADIARRFSIGKAASYDMGGTTAKICLIEDYQPRTARTFEVARTYRFSKGSGMPISIPVIEMIEIGAGGGSIAWVDSMGRIQTGPESAASEPGPACYQRGGTRPAITDADLVLAKIDPDNFAGGAIRLSREKAEAAIRAEVGDRLGLAPLSAAFGICEVVDENMANAARVHAVENGKNISDNVMIAFGGAAPLHAARLCEKLGLDLCLVPSGAGVGSAIGFLKAPFGYEAVGSRLVRLSQFDPALVNGLVADLKASAEQFVRAGTDAPLICEITAFMRYAGQGWEIPVALPDRAFTAADADLIREAFRANYARFFGRAIDGLDGLEIEIVTISVKMQDERPAPDPVALDTRGRPAAIAGATRAVFDPASGALRDSAIVERGALSAGDRVSGPAVIVERETATVITSLFDAVLQSDGSILLVRKGRH; encoded by the coding sequence ATGACCTCCTCACGGCAGATCCGCCTCGGTGCCGACATCGGCGGCACGTTCACCGACATCGTGCTCGATGTGCGTGGGCGGCTTCATTCCACCAAGGTGCTCACCAGTTACACCGCCCCCGAACAGGCGATCCTCGACGGCATCGCGATCCTGACCAAGGAAGCGGGAATCGGCGTGGCGGAAATCGATCTCGTCATTCATGGCACGACGCTCGCCACCAATGCGCTCATCGAGCGGCGGGGTGCGCGGACGGCCTTCGTCACCACCGAGGGTTTCCGTGACGTGATCGAAATGCGGACCGAGAACCGCTTCGAGCAATATGACCTTAACCTGCGGCTGCCCACCCCGCTGGTGCCGCGCGAGCACCGCTTTACGGTGAAGGGCCGCATCGGTGCCGACGGGCGCGAACTCCTGCCGCTCGACGAAGCGGCGCTGGAGGCGCTGGCGGAGCAACTGGCGGGCGCGGGTTTCGGCGCCGTGGCCATCGGCTTCATCCATGCCTATGCCAATCCGGCCCATGAGAAGCGGGCCAAGGAGATTCTCGCGCGCAGGATTTCCGCGCCCATCTCCCTTTCCTCGGAAGTCTCGCCGCAGATGCGCGAGTTCGAGCGCTTCAACACGGTATGCGCCAATGCCTATGTGCGCCCGCAGATGGCCGATTATCTCGGCCGCTTCCAGGTGCGACTGAAGGAGGCCGGCGCCACCTGTCCCATCTTCATGATCCATTCCGGCGGTGGTCTCGTCTCCGTGGAGACGGCGGCGGAATTTCCTGTGCGGCTGGTGGAATCCGGGCCGGCGGGCGGCGCCATCTTCGCGGCGGACATCGCCCGGCGCTTCAGCATCGGGAAGGCCGCCTCCTACGACATGGGCGGCACCACGGCGAAGATCTGCCTCATCGAGGACTATCAGCCCCGCACGGCCCGAACCTTCGAGGTGGCACGCACCTATCGCTTCAGTAAGGGCTCGGGCATGCCCATCTCCATCCCGGTCATCGAGATGATCGAGATCGGCGCCGGTGGCGGCTCCATCGCCTGGGTGGATTCGATGGGCCGCATCCAGACCGGTCCCGAGAGCGCGGCCTCCGAGCCGGGTCCGGCCTGCTACCAGCGCGGTGGCACGCGGCCCGCCATTACGGACGCGGATCTCGTCCTCGCCAAGATCGACCCTGACAATTTCGCCGGCGGCGCCATCCGCCTCTCGCGCGAGAAGGCGGAGGCTGCGATCCGCGCCGAAGTGGGAGACCGCCTCGGCCTCGCCCCCCTGTCCGCCGCCTTCGGCATCTGCGAGGTGGTGGACGAGAACATGGCCAATGCCGCCCGCGTGCATGCGGTGGAGAATGGCAAGAACATCTCCGACAACGTGATGATCGCCTTCGGCGGCGCCGCGCCGCTCCATGCGGCGCGGCTGTGCGAGAAACTCGGTCTCGATCTGTGCCTCGTGCCGTCCGGCGCCGGCGTGGGATCGGCCATCGGCTTCCTCAAGGCGCCCTTCGGCTATGAGGCGGTGGGTTCGCGTCTCGTGCGCCTGTCACAGTTCGATCCGGCGCTGGTGAACGGGCTGGTGGCCGACCTGAAGGCGAGCGCCGAGCAGTTCGTGCGTGCCGGAACCGACGCGCCGCTGATCTGCGAAATCACCGCTTTCATGCGCTATGCCGGACAGGGCTGGGAAATCCCGGTCGCGCTCCCCGATCGCGCCTTCACGGCGGCTGATGCCGATCTCATCCGTGAGGCCTTCCGCGCCAATTATGCGCGCTTCTTCGGCCGCGCCATCGACGGGCTGGATGGTCTCGAAATCGAGATCGTGACCATCTCCGTGAAGATGCAGGACGAACGGCCCGCACCGGACCCCGTCGCCCTGGATACCCGAGGCCGCCCGGCAGCGATCGCCGGCGCCACCCGCGCCGTGTTCGATCCGGCGAGCGGCGCGCTGCGCGACAGCGCCATCGTCGAGCGCGGGGCGCTCTCGGCCGGGGACCGCGTGAGTGGCCCCGCAGTGATCGTGGAGCGGGAGACCGCCACGGTCATCACCTCTCTCTTCGATGCCGTGCTGCAGAGCGACGGCTCCATCCTCCTCGTCCGCAAGGGCCGCCACTGA
- the cls gene encoding cardiolipin synthase produces MHDSAVLAWLLFAVHASLQLFFIVRALLRPHREPSSRIAWVLVIGLAPVVGILAYVLFGEVNPGRRHVARLREAFEKLPPAQTIAGPSAEADLPERYVPLFRVGQSVSNYLPVAGNRARLMADSAAAIASMVDDIDAARESVHVLFYIWLADDSGLKIAEALKRAAARGVVCRAMADDLGSRHLIRSSHWADMASAGVRLGRALPVGNLLLRPFKGRIDLRNHRKIVVIDNAITYCGSQNCADAAFAPKARFAPWVDVMARFEGPVVRQNQHLFASTWMAQVEEDLSPLFTPTVSSDVSKAGFVAQVIGSGPSVRYSAMPETFVALMNAARRELVITTPYYVPDEPIQAALRASARRGVATTIVFPRRNDSWIVAAASRSYYQDLLEAGVAIREYAGGLLHAKTLTIDGEVTLIGSANIDRRSFELNAENNILLHDPAFTQALRERQQVFMDAAEPVTLAHVESYGLLRQLWNNSVAMLGPIL; encoded by the coding sequence ATGCACGATTCGGCCGTTCTCGCCTGGCTGCTGTTCGCGGTCCATGCCAGCCTCCAGCTTTTCTTCATCGTTCGGGCGCTGCTGCGCCCGCATCGCGAACCGTCCTCGCGCATCGCCTGGGTGCTGGTGATCGGCCTCGCGCCGGTGGTGGGCATCCTCGCCTATGTGTTGTTCGGCGAGGTCAATCCGGGGCGCAGGCATGTTGCCCGCCTGAGGGAGGCATTCGAGAAACTGCCTCCGGCACAGACCATCGCCGGGCCGTCCGCCGAGGCCGACCTGCCGGAACGCTATGTCCCCTTGTTTCGCGTCGGCCAGTCGGTGAGCAATTATCTGCCGGTCGCCGGCAACAGGGCCCGCCTGATGGCCGATTCTGCCGCAGCGATCGCGTCGATGGTCGATGACATCGATGCCGCGCGCGAAAGCGTGCATGTGCTGTTCTATATCTGGCTGGCGGACGACAGCGGACTGAAGATCGCCGAAGCCCTCAAGCGCGCGGCGGCACGCGGCGTCGTGTGCCGGGCGATGGCCGACGATCTCGGCTCGCGGCATCTCATCCGCTCCTCCCATTGGGCCGACATGGCCAGCGCGGGAGTGCGCCTTGGGCGCGCGCTGCCGGTGGGCAACCTGCTGCTGCGGCCGTTCAAGGGGCGGATCGATCTGCGCAATCACCGCAAGATCGTGGTGATCGACAATGCCATCACCTATTGCGGAAGCCAGAATTGCGCGGATGCCGCCTTCGCGCCCAAGGCCCGCTTTGCCCCATGGGTGGACGTCATGGCGCGGTTCGAGGGGCCGGTGGTGCGCCAGAACCAGCACCTCTTCGCGAGCACCTGGATGGCGCAGGTGGAAGAGGATCTGTCTCCCCTATTTACGCCGACCGTCTCAAGCGACGTGTCCAAAGCGGGGTTCGTGGCACAGGTCATCGGCTCCGGCCCCAGCGTGCGCTATTCGGCGATGCCCGAAACCTTCGTGGCTCTGATGAATGCGGCGCGCCGTGAACTGGTGATCACGACGCCCTATTACGTGCCCGACGAACCGATCCAGGCCGCCCTGCGCGCAAGCGCGCGGCGTGGCGTCGCCACCACCATCGTCTTCCCGCGGCGGAACGATTCCTGGATCGTCGCCGCCGCCAGCCGCAGCTATTATCAGGACCTGCTGGAGGCGGGTGTCGCGATCCGCGAATATGCTGGCGGCCTTCTTCACGCCAAGACGCTGACGATCGATGGCGAAGTCACGCTGATCGGCTCGGCCAACATCGACCGCCGCAGTTTCGAACTGAATGCCGAAAACAACATCCTGCTCCATGATCCCGCCTTCACTCAGGCGCTGCGGGAACGTCAGCAGGTTTTCATGGATGCTGCGGAGCCGGTCACTCTCGCCCATGTAGAGAGCTACGGCCTCTTGCGGCAGCTCTGGAATAACTCCGTCGCGATGCTCGGCCCGATCCTGTGA
- a CDS encoding DUF2059 domain-containing protein — MAVFPSVRSFGAGLLALGLMAGSALAQTAAPAAPAALPQPTAAQMQIARQLVEANGEAHAFDGIIPNIVDGAALGFLQTNPDLAPKLRDTAKALRPEFEKRKGELMDILAASYAQRFTEQELKDALAFYQTPVGKKLVSDRAQIVQQAVIAIQAWGAKLNSEAMNRIREEMKKQGYDL, encoded by the coding sequence ATGGCTGTGTTTCCCTCGGTTCGCTCTTTCGGAGCCGGCCTTCTCGCCCTCGGGCTGATGGCGGGCAGCGCGCTGGCCCAGACAGCGGCGCCCGCCGCCCCGGCCGCCTTGCCCCAGCCGACGGCGGCGCAGATGCAGATCGCCCGCCAGCTCGTGGAAGCCAATGGCGAGGCCCATGCCTTCGACGGCATCATCCCGAACATCGTGGATGGCGCGGCGCTCGGCTTCCTGCAGACCAATCCGGATCTCGCGCCCAAGCTGCGGGACACGGCCAAGGCGCTGCGGCCGGAGTTCGAGAAGCGCAAGGGCGAGCTGATGGACATCCTGGCTGCGTCCTATGCCCAGCGCTTCACCGAGCAGGAGCTGAAGGACGCGCTCGCTTTCTACCAGACCCCCGTCGGCAAGAAGCTGGTGAGCGACCGCGCGCAGATCGTGCAGCAGGCGGTGATCGCCATTCAGGCCTGGGGCGCCAAGCTCAACAGCGAGGCCATGAACCGCATCCGCGAGGAAATGAAGAAGCAGGGCTACGATCTCTGA
- the rpiA gene encoding ribose-5-phosphate isomerase RpiA codes for MADAEELKRAAAAKALEYVTDGMRLGLGTGSTAKHFVALLAERVAAGLKVTGVPTSEQTKAQALSLGVPLATLDELPELDLCIDGADEIGPELALIKGGGGALLREKIVASAAREMIVIADETKTVATLGRFPLPIEVVTFGVEAIKLRLKGAIATAGCDGELKLRHKADGKPFITDQGNVIVDAHLGRIPDPRALARALEEVAGVVEHGLFLGLARRAVLAGANGISVITP; via the coding sequence ATGGCCGACGCCGAAGAGCTGAAACGCGCCGCCGCCGCCAAGGCGCTCGAATACGTGACCGACGGCATGCGCCTCGGCCTCGGCACGGGCTCCACCGCCAAGCATTTCGTGGCGCTGCTCGCCGAGCGGGTCGCCGCCGGCCTCAAGGTGACGGGCGTGCCGACCTCCGAGCAGACCAAGGCGCAGGCGCTTTCCCTCGGCGTGCCGCTGGCGACGCTGGATGAACTGCCGGAGCTCGATCTGTGCATCGACGGTGCCGACGAGATCGGCCCGGAGCTCGCTCTCATCAAGGGTGGTGGCGGCGCTCTGCTGCGCGAGAAGATCGTCGCCAGCGCCGCCCGCGAGATGATCGTCATTGCCGACGAGACCAAGACTGTCGCGACCCTCGGCCGCTTTCCCCTGCCCATCGAGGTCGTGACCTTCGGCGTCGAGGCCATCAAGCTGCGGCTGAAGGGCGCCATCGCGACGGCCGGATGCGATGGCGAGCTGAAGCTGCGCCACAAGGCGGATGGCAAGCCCTTCATCACCGATCAGGGCAATGTGATCGTCGACGCGCATCTCGGCCGCATCCCCGATCCGCGTGCACTCGCCCGTGCGCTGGAAGAGGTGGCCGGCGTCGTGGAGCATGGCCTGTTCCTCGGCCTCGCCCGCCGCGCGGTGCTCGCCGGCGCCAATGGCATTTCGGTCATCACGCCCTGA
- the gph gene encoding phosphoglycolate phosphatase (PGP is an essential enzyme in the glycolate salvage pathway in higher organisms (photorespiration in plants). Phosphoglycolate results from the oxidase activity of RubisCO in the Calvin cycle when concentrations of carbon dioxide are low relative to oxygen. This enzyme is a member of the Haloacid Dehalogenase (HAD) superfamily of aspartate-nucleophile hydrolase enzymes (PF00702).): MSQVRPVIAFDLDGTLVDTAPDLLSTLDVVLSAHGIAPVDRAEARPMIGGGARMLIVRALKRAGVDVPPEELDRMNRQFLDHYAAHIADESRPFPGMVEALDRLAAQGAVLAVCTNKLEYLARLLLDGLGLSPRFAAITGADTYGIAKPDPLPLLSTISACGGTPARAVMVGDSATDIATAKAAQIPSVAVSFGYTETPAAHLGADRLIEHYADLVRAVEDVLSSTAA, translated from the coding sequence ATGTCTCAGGTTCGCCCGGTGATCGCCTTCGACCTCGACGGGACACTCGTCGATACGGCACCGGACCTTCTCTCAACCCTCGACGTGGTGCTCTCCGCCCATGGCATCGCGCCGGTGGACCGCGCGGAAGCACGCCCCATGATCGGCGGCGGCGCCCGGATGCTCATCGTGCGGGCGTTGAAGCGCGCCGGCGTCGACGTTCCACCGGAGGAACTCGACCGCATGAACCGGCAATTCCTCGACCATTACGCCGCTCACATCGCAGATGAGTCGCGCCCCTTCCCCGGCATGGTGGAGGCGCTCGACAGGCTTGCCGCCCAGGGCGCCGTCCTCGCGGTCTGCACCAACAAGCTCGAATATCTCGCCCGCCTGCTGCTGGACGGCCTCGGCCTCTCGCCACGCTTTGCCGCCATTACCGGCGCGGACACCTATGGCATCGCCAAGCCCGACCCGCTGCCGCTCCTCTCCACCATTTCCGCCTGCGGCGGCACGCCCGCCCGTGCGGTGATGGTGGGCGACAGCGCCACTGACATCGCCACGGCCAAGGCAGCGCAGATTCCCTCGGTGGCGGTCTCCTTCGGCTATACGGAGACGCCGGCCGCCCATCTCGGCGCCGATCGGCTCATCGAGCATTACGCTGACTTGGTTCGGGCTGTGGAAGACGTACTGTCATCCACAGCCGCCTAA
- a CDS encoding L,D-transpeptidase: MMRRSLAAAAVLAVSLGSAVAAPYQSPQPTDFFGFAALFSGAGNVAGTSPFPRHLVAFDAKYQPGSIVVNTAQRRLYFVTAPGQAMEYGVGVGRDGFQWSGVKTVSAKKEWPSWTPPEQMLKRRPDLPRYMPGGIENPLGARAMYLGSSLYRIHGSNEPETIGQAVSSGCIRMTNDDVIDLYNRVKVGATVYVMR; encoded by the coding sequence ATGATGCGTCGAAGCCTTGCCGCCGCAGCCGTGCTGGCTGTCTCCCTCGGGTCGGCGGTCGCCGCCCCTTACCAGTCCCCCCAGCCCACCGATTTCTTCGGCTTCGCCGCTCTGTTCAGCGGCGCGGGCAATGTGGCGGGCACCTCGCCCTTTCCCCGGCATCTGGTAGCCTTCGATGCCAAATACCAGCCGGGCAGCATCGTGGTGAACACCGCCCAGCGGCGCCTCTATTTCGTCACCGCCCCCGGTCAGGCCATGGAATATGGCGTGGGCGTCGGTCGCGACGGCTTTCAGTGGTCGGGCGTGAAGACGGTGAGCGCGAAGAAGGAATGGCCCTCCTGGACGCCGCCGGAGCAGATGCTGAAGCGTCGCCCCGACCTGCCACGCTATATGCCCGGCGGCATCGAAAATCCGCTGGGCGCGCGGGCCATGTATCTGGGGTCGAGCCTCTACCGCATCCACGGCTCGAACGAGCCGGAGACCATCGGGCAGGCCGTGTCGTCCGGCTGCATCCGCATGACCAATGATGACGTCATCGACCTCTATAATCGCGTGAAGGTCGGCGCGACGGTCTATGTGATGCGCTGA
- a CDS encoding ABC transporter substrate-binding protein — MTLTRRTLLAVSTAAALFGLAATPAAAQKAEKPSLTLGVGGKPLLYYLPLTIAEQKGFFKEEGLDVTINDFGGGAKSLQALIGGSIDAVTGAYEHTIRMQAKGQDIVSVIELGRYPGIVLVVQKDKAAKLKTIADLKGAKIGVTAPGSSTNFFVDFLLAKNGLKPSDVSYIGVGGGASAVAQMKRGEIDAMANLDPVITKLESDGDVTVLADTRTEEGNQKIFGGTNPAAVLYLKRDFVEANPVTTQKLTNAFYKALKWLEKASPDDVANVVPPEYLLGERALYVAAVKASKPTYSQTGVIPESGMKNALNMLVEFDPELKSATIDLPKTFDGRFVKKAAETIK; from the coding sequence ATCACCCTGACACGGCGCACGCTGCTCGCCGTTTCGACGGCGGCAGCCCTGTTCGGTCTCGCGGCCACGCCGGCGGCGGCGCAAAAGGCGGAGAAGCCGAGCCTCACCCTCGGGGTGGGCGGCAAGCCGCTGCTCTATTATCTGCCGCTGACGATCGCCGAGCAGAAGGGCTTCTTCAAGGAGGAGGGGCTCGATGTCACCATCAACGACTTCGGCGGCGGCGCGAAGTCGCTCCAGGCGCTCATCGGCGGCTCCATCGATGCCGTGACCGGCGCCTATGAGCACACCATCCGCATGCAGGCCAAGGGGCAGGACATCGTCTCGGTGATCGAGCTCGGCCGCTATCCGGGCATCGTGCTGGTGGTCCAGAAGGACAAGGCGGCGAAGCTGAAGACCATCGCCGACCTGAAGGGCGCCAAGATCGGCGTCACAGCGCCGGGCTCCTCCACCAATTTCTTCGTCGATTTCCTGCTCGCCAAGAACGGCCTCAAGCCCAGCGACGTCTCCTATATCGGCGTCGGCGGCGGGGCTTCCGCTGTCGCCCAGATGAAGCGCGGCGAGATCGATGCCATGGCCAATCTCGATCCCGTTATCACCAAGCTGGAGAGCGACGGCGACGTGACGGTCCTCGCGGACACCCGCACGGAGGAGGGCAACCAGAAGATCTTCGGCGGAACCAATCCGGCCGCCGTGCTCTATCTCAAGCGCGATTTCGTCGAAGCCAACCCGGTGACCACCCAGAAGCTCACGAACGCCTTCTACAAGGCCCTCAAGTGGCTGGAGAAGGCGAGCCCGGACGATGTGGCGAACGTCGTGCCGCCGGAATATCTGCTGGGTGAACGGGCGCTCTATGTGGCGGCGGTGAAGGCCTCCAAGCCCACCTATTCGCAGACCGGCGTCATCCCCGAGAGCGGCATGAAGAATGCGCTCAACATGCTGGTGGAGTTCGATCCGGAGCTGAAGAGCGCCACCATCGACCTGCCGAAGACCTTCGATGGCAGGTTCGTGAAGAAGGCCGCCGAAACCATCAAGTGA
- a CDS encoding ABC transporter permease: MSRPLLLALQVLVAIVLIALWHFGSTIKIPAGVLTAKAFYPLDPFFFSTPIAVFQRTWQDFATGVIWYHLGITALETALAFAIGALGGILVGFWFARRQIVAAVFDPYVKMANALPRVVLAPIFALWLGLGIWSKVALGVSLVFFIVFFNVYQGVKEVSPTVLANARMLGMSERQLLRHVYWPSALTWMFSSLHTSVGFALVGAVVGEYLGSAAGLGYRIHQAEGVFDVTGVFSGMFVLAVFVILIDAVVTVIENRLTVWRPAPASQQR, translated from the coding sequence ATGTCCCGGCCCCTGCTGCTGGCCTTGCAGGTTCTCGTCGCTATCGTCCTCATCGCGCTCTGGCATTTCGGCTCGACCATCAAGATCCCGGCCGGTGTCCTCACCGCCAAGGCCTTCTATCCGCTCGATCCCTTCTTCTTTTCCACCCCGATCGCCGTGTTCCAGCGCACCTGGCAGGACTTTGCCACGGGCGTCATCTGGTATCACCTCGGCATCACGGCGCTGGAGACGGCGCTCGCGTTCGCGATTGGGGCCCTCGGCGGCATTCTGGTGGGCTTCTGGTTCGCCCGCCGGCAGATCGTGGCGGCGGTGTTCGACCCTTACGTGAAGATGGCGAATGCCCTGCCGCGCGTGGTGCTGGCGCCCATCTTCGCGCTCTGGCTCGGGCTCGGCATCTGGTCGAAGGTGGCGCTGGGCGTCAGCCTCGTGTTCTTCATCGTCTTCTTCAACGTCTATCAGGGCGTGAAGGAGGTGAGCCCCACCGTGCTCGCCAACGCCCGCATGCTCGGCATGAGCGAGCGCCAGTTGCTGCGACACGTCTATTGGCCCTCGGCGCTCACCTGGATGTTCTCCTCGCTTCACACCTCCGTCGGCTTCGCGCTGGTGGGGGCGGTGGTTGGCGAATATCTCGGCTCGGCCGCCGGCCTCGGCTATCGCATCCATCAGGCGGAGGGCGTGTTCGACGTGACGGGCGTGTTTTCCGGGATGTTCGTGCTCGCCGTCTTCGTCATCCTCATCGATGCCGTGGTCACGGTGATCGAGAACAGGCTCACGGTCTGGCGGCCGGCACCCGCCAGCCAGCAACGATAA